In a single window of the Necator americanus strain Aroian chromosome X, whole genome shotgun sequence genome:
- a CDS encoding hypothetical protein (NECATOR_CHRX.G21449.T1), which produces MTAEGHNVDANLLGIGRDHGHYFSKKTFGKPTYCHHCCDKIWGMLTQGYACEVCNFVCHEKCLKTVVSYCSGVALQLIKNPVAHTWSQPGLIKRKFCCVCRKRTDEALSLECEVCEYYVHVDCSDLAVSDCKEAATYVPNLDSTTHEQFHHMREGNLPKDSKCVVCKKSCWSAECLAGMRCEWCGVTAHAVCYRQMPKECDFGVLRKILLPPSSLTIPRTELPMEQLLAITANDPPQSRKVSSPSKIQPDDVSSSGEDVKEREDTEVLRVFDGNSSLRAQVCRTASVPKTATVQQIRDAALRRFHITDNPDNYYVTQVVNDDYSAGDEETLEDPVPLRNVKRPEGRRAQIFLRYKDDPDKDVVKLYGGWLRVPVTFCSLTVTRDTLVQDALADALQNFGLDPSTWNRYNLIEVSLDRGVAERTCNPQENMLQLVRNLRKDSLRRYHVVRFYVQEKEDPHDHAVFVGNLPVSLAQRQYERILLKLLGAKEKPFTAIGPIYFEYGSLVITFNTPKAATAAVQRLQNAIYEDKKLIVLCLPNVQPHMLPPDAEPLLVLVNVKSGGCQGTELIQSFRKLLNPFQVFDVLKGGPLVGLYVFRNIPKYKILACGGDGTIGWVLQCLDIAKQDAACFSPPCGIVPLGTGNDLARVLRWGGGYTGEENPLDILKDVIEADEVRLDRWAVVFHEEERSQPPNQASAANPAETDQTMSNPEDQTSMIIMNNYFGIGIDADVCLKFHNKRDANPEKFQSRLFNKTQYAKIGLRKMFFERSCKDLWKRIEVEVDGRPIELPNIEGIVVLNLLSWGSGANPWGTAKEESPFQKPTHYDGLLEVVGISDVSRLGLIQSKLAAGTRIAQGGSIRITTHEEWPVQVDGEPHIQPPGTITILKSALKAQMLKKAKKSRRGATSSQVRAVASEGSPYGPLGVPSSLDAAHGKSTPEALGDSDEEGDAFL; this is translated from the exons ATGACGGCGGAGGGCCACAACGTCGACGCGAACCTATTGGGTATAGGTCGCGATCACGGCCATTACTTCTCGAAGAAAACATTCGGCAAGCCCACGTACTGTCATCATTGTTGTGATAAAATATGGGGTATGCTCACGCAAGGATACGCCTGCGAGG TGTGCAACTTTGTGTGTCACGAGAAATGTTTAAAAACCGTCGTATCTTACTGTAGCGGAGTGGCATTGCAACTGATCAAG AACCCTGTTGCTCATACATGGTCGCAGCCAGGTTTGATCAAGCGAAAATTCTGTTGCGTGTGCCGTAAGCGAACGGACGAAGCGTTATCACTGGAATGTGAAG TATGTGAATACTACGTCCACGTAGACTGTTCCGATCTCGCTGTTTCCGATTGTAAAGAAGCTGCCACCTACGTTCCAAATTTGGACagc ACCACTCATGAACAGTTCCATCATATGCGTGAAGGAAATCTGCCAAAGGACAGCAAATGTGTGGTATGCAAGAAAAGTTGCTGGTCCGCCGAATGCCTGGCCGGAATGCGATGTGAATGGTGTGGAGTGACG GCACACGCTGTTTGCTATCGACAGATGCCGAAGGAATGCGATTTTGGTGTTTTGCGAAAAATTCTACTACCACCATCATCGTTGACGATACCTAGGACGGAATTACCAATGGAACAATTGCTAGCGATAACAGCAAATGATCCACCACAGTCGCGTAAGG TGTCTTCgccttcaaaaattcaaccGGACGACGTATCATCCTCGGGTGAAGATGTGAAGGAACGTGAAGACACCGAAGTTTTGCGAGTATTCGATGGGAACTCGTCACTACGAGCGCAAGTCTGTCGAACAGCAAGCGTACCGAAAACTGCTACAGTGCAACAGATTCGC GATGCTGCACTTCGAAGGTTTCACATCACTGACAACCCGGACAACTACTACGTAACTCAAGTCGTCAATGATG ATTATTCAGCAGGTGATGAGGAAACGCTCGAGGATCCGGTTCCTCTGCGCAATGTGAAGCGGCCTGAAGGTCGACGGGCACAGATTTTCCTTAGGTACAAAGATGATCCTGACAAAGATGTCGTCAAACTCTATGGCGGGTGGTTAAG GGTTCCCGTAACTTTTTGTTCGTTGACTGTAACACGTGACACATTGGTTCAAGATGCCCTTGCCGATGCATTACAAAACTTTGGATTAGATCCCAGCACATGGAATAG ATATAATCTAATAGAAGTATCTCTGGATCGTGGTGTCGCTGAGCGGACATGCAATCCACAAGAAAACATGTTACAGCTGGTTCGAAATCTTCGCAAG GATTCTTTGCGACGTTACCATGTTGTGCGATTTTACGTCCAAGAGAAGGAAGATCCACATGATCACGCCGTTTTCGTAGGGAATCTTCCTGTATCACTTGCCCAGCGGCAATATGAGCGCATACTGCTCAAATTGTTAGGAGCAAAAG agaaacCTTTTACCGCGATTGGCCCAATTTACTTCGAATACGGTTCTCTTGTGATCACCTTTAATACGCCGAAGGCAGCGACAGCAGCCGTTCAACGTTTGCAGAATGCTATCTACGAAGACAAAAAGCTTATTGTTTTGTGTCTTCCAAATGTTCAG CCCCATATGTTACCACCTGATGCTGAACCGCTATTGGTATTGGTTAACGTGAAAAGTGGAGGATGCCAAGGAACAGAGTTGATCCAGTCTTTCCGCAAGCTTCTTAATCCATTCCAAGTCTTCGATGTTCTTAAGGGTGGCCCTTTAGTCGG CCTTTACGTATTCCGCAACATTCCTAAGTATAAAATTCTTGCCTGTGGAGGCGATGGAACAATAGGATGGGTCCTACAGTGTTTGGATATCGCTAAGCAG GATGCTGCTTGTTTCTCGCCGCCGTGTGGGATAGTGCCACTGGGAACCGGTAATGATTTGGCGCGGGTCCTCCGTTGGGGTGGCGGTTACACCGGAGAAGAGAATCCGCTGGATATTCTGAAG GACGTTATTGAAGCGGATGAGGTTCGACTAGACAGATGGGCAGTTGTCTTCCACGAAGAGGAGCGAAGTCAACCTCCGAACCAG GCATCAGCTGCAAATCCAGCAGAAACGGACCAGACCATGAGCAATCCCGAAGACCAAACGAGCATGATTATCATGAATAACTATTTTGGAATTGGTATTGACGCTGACGTGTGCTTAAAATTCCACAAcaag CGCGATGCGAATCCTGAGAAGTTTCAATCGCGATTGTTCAACAAAACCCAATATGCAAAGATTGGTTTACGGAAGATGTTCTTTGAACGATCCTGCAAAGACCTCTGGAAACGTATAGAGGTGGAG GTCGACGGTCGTCCTATTGAATTGCCGAACATCGAAGGAATTGTTGTACTTAACTTGTTAAGTTGGGGTAGTGGTGCAAATCCATGGGGTACAGCAAAGGAAGAGAGTCCATTCCAGAAGCCAACGCATTACGATGGACTTCTAGag GTAGTCGGCATCTCTGACGTTTCGCGCTTGGGTCTTATTCAATCAAAATTAGCTGCAGGTACAAGAATTGCTCAAGGAGGAAGT ATTCGCATAACCACCCACGAGGAATGGCCGGTACAAGTCGATGGTGAACCGCATATCCAACCTCCGGGCACAATTACTATACTTAAGTCTGCATTGAAG GCGCAAATGCTGAAGAAGGCGAAGAAAAGTCGCCGTGGTGCGACATCGTCGCAAGTACGAGCGGTGGCCAGCGAAGGCTCCCCGTATGGTCCGTTGGGCGTACCGTCGTCGTTGGACGCAGCTCACGGCAAATCCACGCCTGAAGCGCTTGGCGACTCCGACGAAGAGGGCGACGCCTTCCTCTGA
- a CDS encoding hypothetical protein (NECATOR_CHRX.G21450.T2) gives MLRKPIRSRSGRLRSDSDAGTPVRGSSRAILRVASRSRTRVDAAPLATPEEDCRRTFELGIEIGRRLGRSIGR, from the coding sequence ATGTTACGAAAACCGATACGTTCACGTAGTGGACGACTCCGTAGCGACAGCGACGCAGGTACGCCAGTTCGTGGATCTTCGCGAGCGATTCTACGAGTCGCGTCACGAAGTCGCACACGTGTCGACGCTGCACCGTTGGCGACTCCTGAAGAAGATTGTCGTCGAACGTTTGAACTAGGAATAGAAATTGGACGACGTCTTGGAAGAAGTATAGGCAGGTAA
- a CDS encoding hypothetical protein (NECATOR_CHRX.G21450.T1) — protein MSQTICEWLQQSRVYLCSGIKCFVRCNRVAQMLRKPIRSRSGRLRSDSDAGTPVRGSSRAILRVASRSRTRVDAAPLATPEEDCRRTFELGIEIGRRLGRSIGRFERRHSLGREKPRKTVISKEHHSAVEFTDIEPPHEI, from the exons ATGAGTCAAACCATATGCGAATGGTTGCAGCAGAGCAGAGTTTATTTGTGTAGTGGAATAAAGTGTTTTGTGCGCTGTAATCGTGTG GCGCAAATGTTACGAAAACCGATACGTTCACGTAGTGGACGACTCCGTAGCGACAGCGACGCAGGTACGCCAGTTCGTGGATCTTCGCGAGCGATTCTACGAGTCGCGTCACGAAGTCGCACACGTGTCGACGCTGCACCGTTGGCGACTCCTGAAGAAGATTGTCGTCGAACGTTTGAACTAGGAATAGAAATTGGACGACGTCTTGGAAGAAGTATAGGCAG attTGAACGACGACATTCGTTGGGTCGCGAAAAACCCCGAAAAACAGTTATATCAAAGGAACACCATTCAGCGGTTGAATTTACCGATATTGAACCACCacatgaaatataa